tggcATACGCTGATTTTTGGTAAAGAGATGCAGCCTTGTAGCAGAGAAATGCAAGGAATAAATTCTCTCCTTAACCCATCTTCTCAAATCCCTCTTCAAGACCTTCAAAATCAACAACACCAACAGATCCATAGCTCTCATTTCgatccttcttcttcttccaacGATGATTTCCTTGACCAAATGCTTTCTACTCTCCCTTCCTGTTCCTGGACGGACCTCAAGTCTCCCTGGGACCTTAACCCCACCACAAACCTCAACATCCCCATTAACAATTCCTCTGCCAAACCCAGAGATTTATCTGATGAAACGCCGCCATCTATTCCCGAGAATGTTGGCCTCCATAACTTTGATGAGTCTGCGATTTTGGCCTCCAAGCTTAGACAGCACCAGATCAGTGGAGGTCCCTCTCCTGCAGCTGCGGCCACTGCTAAGCTCATACTTCAGCAGCAGCTCATGATGGCCACGAGAGGAGGTGGGATGCCTCAGAACGACGTAGTTGATGGGTCTTCCTTCAATTCTCCTACTCAGGTGAGTGTTTCTTCATTTCCCGTTTTGTTTTCCTTTTTCCCCGATCAATAGTGGTAGTGATTTTTTATTTGGACTAATCGTAATCTTCCCAGGGAGGAGATGGGTCAGTGCAAGCGCTGTATAGTAATGGGTTTGGTGCTGGATTTATGCATGGGACTGGGCAGCCATCTAACCGCTCTCAGCAGCATTTTCACCATCCTCAGGCACAAGGAGGGGCCCTGCAGGCACAGAACTTTGGAAACCCAGGGAGTACTACAGTGATGAACCAAACTCAGGCAAGCGGGTCAACCGGTGGTGCACCGGCGCAGCCCAGACAAAGGGTGAGGGCTAGAAGGGGTCAAGCCACTGACCCACACAGCATAGCTGAAAGGGTACGCTTCTTACTCCAAAATTTGATTGTTTCTGTTGCTGAGAGAGTATGCTAGAGTTGTACGTTATCTGTAATTAA
Above is a genomic segment from Hevea brasiliensis isolate MT/VB/25A 57/8 chromosome 17, ASM3005281v1, whole genome shotgun sequence containing:
- the LOC110652451 gene encoding bHLH transcription factor RHL1, whose translation is MQPCSREMQGINSLLNPSSQIPLQDLQNQQHQQIHSSHFDPSSSSNDDFLDQMLSTLPSCSWTDLKSPWDLNPTTNLNIPINNSSAKPRDLSDETPPSIPENVGLHNFDESAILASKLRQHQISGGPSPAAAATAKLILQQQLMMATRGGGMPQNDVVDGSSFNSPTQGGDGSVQALYSNGFGAGFMHGTGQPSNRSQQHFHHPQAQGGALQAQNFGNPGSTTVMNQTQASGSTGGAPAQPRQRVRARRGQATDPHSIAERLRRERIAERMKALQELVPNANKTDKASMLDEIIDYVKFLQLQVKVLSMSRLGGAAAVAPLVADMSSEGGGRGGVGGGDCIQATANGGSLPCTSTNATQTPSSNDTLTVTEHQVAKLMEEDMGSAMQYLQGKGLCLMPISLATAISTATSHSRNPVLNTNNSNHHHHLLQSNGEGPSSPSMSVLTVQSATMGNGGGDASGKDAASVSKP